A stretch of DNA from Syntrophales bacterium:
TGGGCCCGGTTATGCCGCCCGAAGATAAAGATGCTGCCATTTTTCCCGTCAGATTCAACGGCTGCTGGGCTATGCTGCACAGACCTGTGTCCAGGTCGGCTTTATTCGGCGCCAATATCTGGTTATCTTTTTCACCTGATCTCAGACACTGGGGCCAGCATCAGGAAATAATACGGGCAAGAGAAGGCGGATGGTGGGATGCGAACAAAATCGGTCTTTGTGCACCGCCTATGCTGACAGAGGCCGGATGGCTCGTTCTTTATCACGGCGTGAGAGTAACCGCTTCCGGCTCAATTTATCGACTGGGACTTGCCCTCCTGGATACACAAAACCCTGCCAGAATTCTCTGCCGTACAGATGAATGGATTTTCGGTCCGAAGGCTCATTACGAACGCGAAGGCGACGTGGATGATGTTGTATTTCCGTGCGGCTGGATTAAAAAGAACGGTAAGATTTTTATATACTATGGCGCCGCCGATTCGAGTCTCTGTCTGGCCACCGCGGATTTTCAGGAATTAATTGATTTTGTTCTTAGTTGCCCAACCGATTAGATGACACAAATGAAAAATTCCGATACTGCGGCTTATATAAACGAAACCAGCAATTGTGCTGTTATTGTAGCCCATCCCGATGATGAAACTCTCTGGGCTGGCGGCCTGATGTTGATGCACCCGCAGGCCAGATGGACTGTTGTAACAATTTGCAGAAAAAGCGACCCGGATCGCGCACCGAAATTTTTCAGAGCGATTGCGGAATTCAATGCCTCTGGTTCTATGGGCGACCTTGATGACGGACCCGAACAGAAGCCTTTACACAACGCTTTGGTTCAAAATACAATAATGGAGTTGTTGCCTTCGGACAGGTATGACCTTATTATTACACACAGCGGCACCGGCGAATATACCCGGCACCTCAGGCACGAGGAAACTGCACAGGCTGTCCTGAAGCTGTGGAAATCCGATAAATTGCGGGCCGGTCAGCTCTGGTCGTTCGCCTACGAAGACGGCGGCAAAAAATATTTACCGCGTCCCGAACAGAATGCAGATTTGAAAATTAAACTGCCCGGTGATATTTGGCAGAGAAAATATGATATAATCACAGAAATTTATGGTTTTGGCCAGGAAAGTTTCGAAGCCCGGACAACTCCGGAACAGGAGGCGTTCCGGCAATTCAAAACCGTGTATTGAAGCTATGGAAAGGAATGAAAATGAAAGTATTGGCTTTATATGACTATCCTTCAGGTACAGGCGGCCTTGCCACTCAGGGAGCTTTGCTGTATCGCGGTCTGCAGGAGCTCGGCGTAGAAGTCTTTCCCGTGAATTTTGAATCCGCACAGGAAAAGGAATGGTATTACAGGTGGTTCAAGCCCGATATCGTCATCGGAGTCGGATATTGGGGACACACTCCGCAACTGGTTCTGCATGCCCAGCGATATGGTGTTCAGCCCGTTCCCTGGCTTGTTGCCGATGGCTATATCGCAAACTATCAGGAAATACTTGAATCGCTTCCGCTGATTCTGGTAACCTCGCGATGGGTGAAAAAAATGTATATGCGCGACGGCCTCAGCGGCGATAACATAGAAGTATTGCCCGTTGGATGCGATACTGATTCCTTTATTCACAGAGACAAAACAGACCCCAAAGTCGCCGAAGTCCGCCAGGCTCTTGGAGTCGCCGATGACCAGCTTATGATTTTGACCGTCGGCGGAGATGCCACTTCAAAGGGTGCTCAGGAAGTTATGCAGGCTCTCGCCATCAATGACACAAAAGCTCCCGACTGGAAATATGTATGCAAGGTTTGGCCGCAGCCGAGGACGAAAGCACAAAACCTTATCGACCTTCAACTGGCTACCCAGCTTGGTATCGAGAAGAATGTGGTATATACAACCGGCATTATCTCACGCAATTTTATGCCCTACCTGATAAATGCCTGTGATATTTACGCTGCCCCGTCCCACCTTGAAGGTTTCGGGATGGTTCAGGTCGAGGCCAATTCATCGGGAAAACCTGTCATTGGCACCAAAGCGATGGGAATGCTTGACACTATGGTACATGGAGAGACCGCGTTACTGGCCTCTATTGCGCAGGAAGTG
This window harbors:
- a CDS encoding glycosidase; the encoded protein is MKGPADMHTGNELFQRYRDNPILSVKDWPYRANSVFNAAAAQVNGETMLLARVEDYRGLSHLTAARSVNGIDNWRIDSQPTLMPDPENYPEEIWGIEDPRITWLEEINKWVLCYTSYSKGGSLVSLATTEDFRTFERLGPVMPPEDKDAAIFPVRFNGCWAMLHRPVSRSALFGANIWLSFSPDLRHWGQHQEIIRAREGGWWDANKIGLCAPPMLTEAGWLVLYHGVRVTASGSIYRLGLALLDTQNPARILCRTDEWIFGPKAHYEREGDVDDVVFPCGWIKKNGKIFIYYGAADSSLCLATADFQELIDFVLSCPTD
- a CDS encoding glycosyltransferase family 4 protein, yielding MKVLALYDYPSGTGGLATQGALLYRGLQELGVEVFPVNFESAQEKEWYYRWFKPDIVIGVGYWGHTPQLVLHAQRYGVQPVPWLVADGYIANYQEILESLPLILVTSRWVKKMYMRDGLSGDNIEVLPVGCDTDSFIHRDKTDPKVAEVRQALGVADDQLMILTVGGDATSKGAQEVMQALAINDTKAPDWKYVCKVWPQPRTKAQNLIDLQLATQLGIEKNVVYTTGIISRNFMPYLINACDIYAAPSHLEGFGMVQVEANSSGKPVIGTKAMGMLDTMVHGETALLASIAQEVRIRETIMGDESGHEPGHKVVFKSPRTIDYRASVHDIANYLMDLMTNKELREKMGKAGRKRAVELFDYRVVARKFIEIVGRRLGIS